The Brassica rapa cultivar Chiifu-401-42 chromosome A10, CAAS_Brap_v3.01, whole genome shotgun sequence genome segment GCTCCTTCATCCTAAATCTTTCTCTTGCCTCTTCCAGCAACATGGACCGAAGATGTCTCCACATCTGCTGCAATATCAGTAGCATCCACACTCTTATCAGCTTCTGACTCTGTATCGGCTTTCTCCATCTCAGTCTCTTCAGCCTCTATAACTGGCCATTCTGTGTTGCTCCAATCAAAGTTCTTTTTAATCCTATCGAGAAGAAGGTCCACACGTTCATCTTCCATCTCATCCTTCCTTGTATAATCAGCATGCCTCAACACATCACCATTGCCACTCACTGAAATTACCGAGAACAAGTCTCCCTACAAAACAATTATAACATTATAAGCTTTAAAAAATATGCAACAGCCATATAAAAGAATACAATAAATATGCATACCTTCTCAGTAAACGATTCCTCAAGTTGAATGATGTCTTCATAAGAAACTTTTGCAACTCCTTTCCAATTTCCACACCTTGGACCACTGAAACTGTCCGAGACTTTGCTGCCACATATTTCTCCAAAATCCGGAATTGCTTCCATAATCCAAATCTGGAACGCATAGGAGAACCCCTCGAAAATGTAGCTGTTCTTCTTACCCAACTTCTTCCTAACCTTCTCAATGGAACTCAGTAAGAAGTCATAGGAGTGAAGACCCCAATGGAAGTTCCGAAGCTTCTCAAGATCCATCACCAGCTTGATGTACATATGAGGGATGTTCACCTTCTCATCTCTCCCCATCACAACACCCATTATCACACACAAGTAGATCAACCTCATCCTATCACGCCGAGACCAGCTGTGAACTTCTTGTAGATGCACCTTTTTGATCGACTGCAAGGTGATCTTACCACCTGTCCTTAGTAGTTCACTCCAAAATCCGCCATCACTTTTCCATTTAACTACGTCACAGCTACTTTCCCGCGAGATCTTGAGACCTGTCACAGCGTGGTACTCCTGAAGCGAAAATCGGAGAGGCTTCCTCGCAAATACAAACCACTTCTCATGCATCTTCGAGGTAATCAGCTGCTTACACAAGAAGCTATCCACCAATTTCTCCGAAAACTTGAGGTTATTTTCCGCAATCGCCATGATATGTTTGAAAAGAGGATCTATCTTGACATCATCGTACTCCGCAGGCATAGCTTTCTTCAGATCTCTGATAAGTTCCATGCGGCAGCAGTTATTGATCTTCTTCACCTGAGGTTCTAAACCCTCTGCATACACTCGCTTAGGTAGCTCTAACTCCATATctagaaaagacaaaaaaattgaTTCTAGTTATAGACTGAAATTGATTCTAACTTTACAGTGAAGCAGAGATAAACACAAGAGAAAAGTCAAACAAATTCTAAAATCAGAAAGATAAAAACTATCATTCTGTACAGAAAGTAAATCAATAAACCAGCCCATGATAAACGAAATCAATTCACAATATAAAGCAGTTAATCAAAGTAAGCCAATTCATAATCGAAATCTGTTCATATAATCAGTTAACAACACTTATAATCCTAAGAAACGAACATAAAAAGAGTAACCCAAATGAAAAACTCAAACACAGAGAAATGCAATAAAGAACCGgataaagaaagagagaaatgctAACTTCAAACCCGAATGAAGAAAACAAACCGCTTGACAAATGAAGTATCAAGAACATACCTTATGTGCTAGCAATGTCGGAGCAAGAGAGAGGCGGGGAGGTTGAAGACAAACTCGATTTCACCAACGACCAAGAGAACCTAATAAATCACCTTTGTTTGTCGAGATAGAAAGAGATCCAGAGAAAAGTATTAGAACAAGAAGGAGAAAGGAACAAACTTTAAGACTGAAACCTAATAAATGAAGAAAAACTAGATTTCACCAACGACCAAGGAACAAATGAAGTATCAAGAACATACCTTATGTGCTAGCAATGTCGGAGAAAGAGAGAGGCGGGGAGGTTGAAGACAAACTCGATTTCACCAACGACCAAGAGAACCTAATAAATCGCCTTTGTTTGTCGAGATAGAAAGAGATCCAGACAAAGGGGTTCCACCGGTAGGAAGAGAGAAAGGGCTTCCACCGGTGGCGTAAGCACTCGCCGTTGATTTCACCGGAGAAGACGCAATCGCCTTCTTCGTCGCCGTGAAAGAGAGAGGCTAccgtgattgttttttttttagggttACGGGGAATTAGAGGCTACcgtgttttgttttatttttttttaaactctttCCCCATTTAAACAAACTGATTtccctattttttttaaatacaattaatCATTAATAATGGAATTAATTTAAggttaattttggtattatgaagaaaattATACTATAGGAACAATTTTAGTTTGAATTTATACCATAGGGACAaccattctatttttttattctgttttggcaattttccctttttattttctgttttataGTTCTATTTCCAGAATCGGGAATGTTAAGGTTATAGTGTTGCACTTTCCCTTTATTCACCCAAAAAAAGCAGCTTTCGTATGATTTTTTCcagcgttttttttttgggacaaaTTTCTAGCTTTCTTATGATTGTTCTTTTCTCTTCCGCGGGAAACAATAAAACTAGTTAAAgaatatttatagttttggtTTTAAGAACAATTCTTGTGTTTGGCAAAAACATGTTGATAGAAAAGAggttgagaattttttttttttttttaagagaggttgagaattttatctttaCAACTGcaaatttttaatgttaaaatagTTTAAGCAATCAACTTTAGCGTTGAGATTCCCCTATCCATAAATTGATTGAAAGCTATTGGGCTTTTTGTCCATTACCTCCTAGATGCATTGGTTAGAGACAGATACAAAACAGAAAGGCTTCCACAAAGTTTTCTGAACTAATGTAACAACCCCTCTCATGGATTCCTATCTTTTAGAAGCTCGTGAAATTTGTTGTCTAGTCTTTTAGATTCCCACAAGAAAATTCATGCATATTTACCTCACACCAACAAATATATCTGATTAACTGTAGAATCATATTGAAAATTTCCAACTTGCCATTTATGtctaatctattttattaaaactgaaatacaaAATAgaacaaatattattttcaataatttattacattttttctttctttattttcacTTAATTTAATTACGTTACTAGCTTTTGATCTGCGCGTCCGCAcgggtttttgtttttcataattatatatttttaacttttgtcAACGCCATAAACTTAATTGTTTATGTTATTGTTATAGATTCATGTATTATTCAGTTTAGAGATTAGTATATCATGTTCAATGTGTTTAGCttctatttataaattatgagatcgtgttttttttattgtgttttattcattttatttggtaaattaaatattaaaatataaaatataaaatatttgagtTGTAAGTATAGTTGTGggttttatttaattatgttttaactattttgatttaaagctgaataaaaagttcaaatttgatactgaatttttttaaaataaataaattatttagtcagaaacataaataaataattaaagcaAGTTACCAAAAGATAAACATAAGGATTTTTGGAGATGAAGGCGAAGTCTCGACAGAGAAAGCTCGAGGGAGAGATGCGAAATGAGTTTGGTTTGTGTTCAACAGAACTCACTAACATGGT includes the following:
- the LOC103846096 gene encoding uncharacterized protein LOC103846096, which encodes MELELPKRVYAEGLEPQVKKINNCCRMELIRDLKKAMPAEYDDVKIDPLFKHIMAIAENNLKFSEKLVDSFLCKQLITSKMHEKWFVFARKPLRFSLQEYHAVTGLKISRESSCDVVKWKSDGGFWSELLRTGGKITLQSIKKVHLQEVHSWSRRDRMRLIYLCVIMGVVMGRDEKVNIPHMYIKLVMDLEKLRNFHWGLHSYDFLLSSIEKVRKKLGKKNSYIFEGFSYAFQIWIMEAIPDFGEICGSKVSDSFSGPRCGNWKGVAKVSYEDIIQLEESFTEKGDLFSVISVSGNGDVLRHADYTRKDEMEDERVDLLLDRIKKNFDWSNTEWPVIEAEETEMEKADTESEADKSVDATDIAADVETSSVHVAGRGKRKI